One part of the Vicia villosa cultivar HV-30 ecotype Madison, WI linkage group LG6, Vvil1.0, whole genome shotgun sequence genome encodes these proteins:
- the LOC131613464 gene encoding uncharacterized protein LOC131613464 yields MWFISHLLETPAFWDNKECLIWSQRIMSLTSSDIVWYSHDYFYAKIIDRWGEFSNVPLLGTKGGISYNPVLARRQMRYPLNDKPGNLSVEGIFFMNEKDEQRLRKRIVHAWHNIQRKGREELGKKDCVAKKSYMKRVTDRAIKLKMSYPSFSPLSDTHVDSIISVTPAEDLEDSQVTCDQLKIERDEWKYKFHASDVEKVELLKQLKEKDELLLHKDVLLQHQKDVPIEKSNKKRRVQEDLFSSSMVPLHEYSNILATSGA; encoded by the coding sequence ATGTGGTTTATTTCTCACCTTCTTGAGACCCCTGCTTTCTGGGACAACAAAGAATGTTTGATATGGTCTCAAAGGATTATGTCACTTACCAGTTCTGATATTGTTTGGTATTCTCATGATTACTTCTATGCTAAGATAATTGATAGATGGGGTGAGTTCtctaatgtgcctcttcttggtACAAAAGGAGGAATCAGCTACAACCCTGTTTTAGCCAGACGTCAAATGAGGTATCCTTTGAATGACAAACCTGGTAATCTCTCAGTGGAAGGAATCTTTTTCATGAATGAGAAAGACGAGCAAAGATTGAGGAAGAGGATCGTCCATGCCTGGCACAACATCCAAAGGAAGGGTAGAGAAGAACTTGGAAAGAAGGATTGTGTAGCTAAAAAATCATATATGAAGAGGGTGACTGATAGAGCAATCAAGTTAAAGATGTCGTATCCTTCATTCTCTCCATTATCTGATACTCATGTTGATTCCATTATTTCTGTTACTCCTGCTGAAGATTTGGAAGATTCTCAAGTTACTTGTGATCAATTGAAGATTGAAAGGGATGAGTGGAAATATAAATTCCATGCTTCTGATGTAGAGAAGGTGGAATTGCTCAAACAGTTGAAGGAGAAGGATGAGTTGCTTCTTCATAAGGATGTTTTGCTACAACACCAGAAGGATGTCCCAATTGAGAAGTCCAATAAGAAGAGAAGAgtgcaagaggatttattttcctctagcatGGTACCACTACATGAGTATTCTAACATTCTTGCTACTTCAGGGGCCTAG